One Stenotrophomonas sp. SAU14A_NAIMI4_5 DNA segment encodes these proteins:
- a CDS encoding enolase produces MIHPTELRDLLPGMVPFPADVFPADQAWLGQHLLPLLKIDLGMLRPELAGQVATMLCPIEPYEGCIGDDTTAHHNAFTGINWIAFELTADNRMRFLGTQEYFLGEAVDGDEARAHIVEMRESHAKARAYFQQHGRLASCSRYGDGELDEQAWLQQLGGPIWFGNWSDYAPLPAAFQLQDLAGYRQRGSLRFRNDSSQLADDGLRLTRDGQAFFHVASVPASNWVAAGADAIVMFYEPHSRTVLFTFDWS; encoded by the coding sequence ATGATCCACCCCACCGAACTGCGCGACCTGCTGCCCGGCATGGTGCCCTTCCCCGCCGATGTCTTCCCCGCCGACCAGGCGTGGCTCGGCCAGCATCTGCTGCCGCTGCTGAAGATCGACCTGGGCATGCTGCGGCCTGAGCTGGCGGGCCAGGTGGCGACGATGCTGTGCCCGATCGAGCCGTATGAAGGCTGCATCGGTGACGACACCACCGCGCACCACAACGCGTTCACCGGCATCAACTGGATCGCCTTCGAGCTGACCGCAGACAACCGCATGCGCTTCCTCGGCACGCAGGAATATTTCCTGGGTGAAGCCGTGGACGGCGACGAGGCCCGCGCCCATATCGTGGAAATGCGCGAGAGCCATGCCAAAGCGCGTGCGTATTTCCAGCAGCACGGGCGCCTGGCCAGCTGCTCGCGCTACGGTGACGGCGAGCTGGACGAACAGGCATGGCTGCAGCAGCTGGGCGGCCCGATCTGGTTCGGCAACTGGTCCGACTATGCCCCGCTGCCTGCGGCGTTCCAGCTGCAGGATCTGGCCGGCTACCGGCAGCGCGGCAGCCTGCGTTTCCGCAATGACAGCAGCCAGCTGGCCGACGATGGCCTGCGACTGACCCGCGACGGCCAGGCCTTCTTCCATGTGGCCAGCGTGCCGGCCAGCAACTGGGTCGCGGCCGGCGCCGATGCCATCGTGATGTTCTACGAACCGCACAGCCGCACGGTCCTGTTTACGTTCGACTGGTCGTAA
- a CDS encoding copper chaperone PCu(A)C: MITKPFVGVLLLLCAGAASAATAVPACVTVQQGWARLPPNPAMPMTAGYGVIHNGCAKAVAISGARSASFGDVSLHETTIVDGVSRMRAVERLPLARGARAELKPGGLHLMLMEGKGALKEGQVVPLQLQLEGGGEASVTLTVRKAAP, translated from the coding sequence ATGATAACCAAACCATTCGTTGGCGTATTGTTGCTGCTGTGTGCGGGCGCAGCATCGGCGGCCACCGCCGTGCCGGCCTGCGTCACCGTGCAGCAGGGCTGGGCGCGCCTGCCGCCAAACCCGGCCATGCCGATGACCGCTGGCTACGGGGTGATCCACAACGGCTGCGCCAAGGCGGTGGCCATCAGCGGCGCACGCAGCGCCAGCTTCGGCGACGTATCGCTGCACGAAACCACGATCGTCGATGGGGTCAGCCGCATGCGTGCGGTCGAGCGCCTGCCGCTGGCACGGGGCGCGCGCGCCGAGCTCAAGCCGGGCGGCCTGCACCTGATGCTGATGGAGGGCAAGGGCGCACTGAAGGAAGGGCAGGTCGTGCCGCTGCAGCTGCAGCTGGAGGGCGGTGGCGAAGCCAGCGTGACGCTGACGGTGCGCAAGGCCGCGCCGTAA